Below is a window of Lacibacter sp. H407 DNA.
TGTGGCATCTTTCATCCAGAAATCAGAACGCTTGATGTTATTGGGATTTAAACCCAATGATGCTGCCGGTAATTGTGCGTTGGGGTTGATATTAACTGTTGGATTTGCAGGATCGGGCTGCCAGCGATACGTATAGTGATAATCGTACGGAATTGATTCATTTGAAAACATGGATGCTGATGCACCGGTTACATAAAAGTTAAACCCGGTTGAACCTTGCCACAACATTTCTAACGACAATCCTTTGTAAGTGCCACCCATCACTAAACTGTAGACGATTTCAGGGAACGTGCCTTTACCAATCACATCCTGATCACGCCAATCGAGAATGCCATCATTATTTAAATCAACGTAGCGGATATCGCCCGGACGCAGACTGCTATTACCCACACCATCCTGGTTAAATGGCAGTTTATCTATTTCATCCTGCGACATAAAAATACCATCCGACTTATAACCCCATGAAAGGTTGGCTGATTTACCTGTTAACTGATAGATTCTGATTTGATCCGGATCGGTATATGCTGTTTCATCTCTGAACTCCCATTTGTTTTGCGTAAGCGTAAACGTAGGCATAATGGAAAGTTGTACATCCTTGATCTTTGGGCGATAATCAATCATGAGTTCAAAACCTCTGTTACTCTGACTGTTCAAATTTACCGGTGGCAATGTTGCTCCAAATGTTGAAGGAACAGCTCTTTGTTGCGAAGCAAGGATTCCATCTCGTAACCTGTAAAACACGTTTCCTTCAAATACCAGTTTGCCTTTCCACAACACTAAATCAAGACCAATATTATAGTTGGTTATACTTTCCCAGGTAATACCGGGATTTGGAAGGCCTGTAGTACTGATCGTTTTGTAAAACGTATTTCCCATAATATATCCACCTGCATCAATATCATATCCGGTAAGATAACTGAACTGACTGGTACCATCGTTGCCCGACTGTCCATAAGAAAGTCTGAGTTTACCATTCGAAAGCCATGATGATGCATTATCCATAAAGTTTTCTCTTGAAAACACCCAGCCTACTGAAACCCCGGGGAAATAACCCCATCTTGAATTCTTTGGAAAATTCGCACTTGCATCGGCCCTTAAAATAAATTCTGCCAGATACTTGCCTTCGTAATCGTAATTCAATTTACCGATATACGCTACTCTCGACATTTGACTTTGCGATCCGGTATTATCCTGAAAATCCTGACCACCGGAGAAGAGTTGCTGGATGGATGGCGACAACAGATCCCTACGAAAAGCCATCAATGAATTGCCACCATTCTGGAGTTGTTCGGCAATACCCATACCACTGATGCGGTGCTTACCAAATTCACGATCGTAATTCACTTTCAGCATTGGGTAAACCTGGTAATAACGGGCATTGGTTTCTCTGAGTGTAATAAAATTACCCATGTTGGCCAAATAGGTATAAACATCGGTGTCATAGTCATAATCGTACACCTCAGCTGGTACGTTAAATATTTTTGTATAGTCAGCAGATTGACTAACCAATAAATCGGCACCAACACTTAAGCCCGGTACAAAAGGTACTTTGTAATTAAGTCCTACCTGTCCGTTGAAGAAATTAGAACTGGTACGGTTGTATCCTTTACGGTCTGCATCGATACGCAGTAATGGATTACGACCTTGAAAACCTGTATATGCATTTCTGGTCGGGTCAGGCAGGTAGGGATTGTAACGTGGTTGTGCTGTGCTAAAATCTACCATTACATCTTCAATTGAACCTACCTGCTGATCCTGACCAAAACGATACTGCATGTCAAACCGCAAAGACAAATTCTTTGCAATGGTTGCATCAACGTTTAATCGTGTATTATAACGCTTATAAAAATAATCTCCTGAGGTGAAAACACTCTGTTGATCAGTCATACCTAATGAACCAAAATATTTTAAAGCAGGCGTACCACCACTAACAGTTATACTTTGTTGAAACATGGGAGCACCTGTACGGAAGATCGCATCACGCCAGTTATACGATTTGAAGTTGGCTTCAGTACCTGCTTTGTATTTCTGTACTACTTCTTCTGTAAATTCACCCGGGCTCAATCCGTAATTCAAAGCCGCTTCTCTGCGTAGCTCAGCCCAGTCGCCTGCATTTACTGTATTCTGAAAAGCCGAAGGCATCTGATACGTGTAGGTGCCGGTATACGTAATTTGTGGAGCACCTGTCTTACCACGCTTTGTTGTAACGAGTATCACACCGTTGCCTGCTCTTGCACCATAAATGGCAGCAGATGCATCTTTCAATATAGAAACTGATTCAATATCATTCGGATCAATACGGTTGAAAGGTGTTGGTAATCCATCCACAATCACCAGCGCATTACCATAGCCTCTGATTTGCAGACTGGCATTATCCTCACCGGGTAAACCGCTTGCTGTTTTCGACAAAAGCCCGGGCATTCGTCCAACAAGCAGTTGCGAGGTGTTAGGCACAGGTGCCGACTGTAATACTTTTGCTCCTACCTGTGCAATGGCTCCTGTAACCGTTGCTTTCTTTTGTGTACCGTAACCTACCACTACAATTTCCTGCTGCTGAATTTCTTGTTTGCTTAATGCAACCTGCACGTTGGTGGTTCCTTTTACATTTACTTCTTTTGCTTCCATACCTACAAAAGAGATCACCAGTATCATGGATGAATTGTCGGGGATACTGATTGTAAACTCTCCGTTGGCATCGGTATTTACACCTGTACCGGTTCCTTTTAAATTGACAGACGCTCCCGGCAGCGGTGTTCCGCTGTCATCGGTTACTTTTCCTTTCACCGTAATGTCAGCAGGGGGCGATTCTTTTGCAAAATTTGCATTTGTTTCTGCCGGCAACCTGCGTTTGATTACAATTGTATTTTCTACAATGGTGAATGTAAGTGGCGTTTTCTGCAAGCACGCCTGAAGAGCATCCTGCAGTGAAACATTTTTGGCATCAACACTTACATTGCCCACCATCTCCATCAGCTCAACAGTACAAATAAAATTGTAGCCTGTTTGCTTTCTGATTTCTTTCAATACTTTCTGGAAGGGCGCATTTTTAAGTGAAAGGTTCACAGTTTGTGAATGGGCTTCTGCAAATACCTGCATACTGGCCACGAATAGCAAGACAGCAATAAGTTTCATAATCAATAGTGCCTTCCTGACAGGAGGGCATGTTTTGGTTAGTTTTCGCTTGTGCCGAAAACTAAAAGCAGTAAATGGCATAACTTCGTTTTTTGGGTTTAACGATAAACAGTCTCAGATAATTTGATTGCTTGTTGAAGAGCCCGAAAATTTCGCCGGGAGTGTTGCAACCACTTCCGGTTTTTTTTGAACTCTTGCTTCGGATGTTCCTTTTACATTGTTCTGTTTTTTACGGCATAACAATAATTTTTTTGCCTTCAATTTTAAATTTCACTTCCCCTGTTTGCTGCAGCATTGAAAGCACCTGCGACAGCTTTACATTGCGGGAAATGCCACCAATAAAATGTTTGTTTATGGTGCCCTGGTAACTTACCTCTACATCATACCAACGGGCCAGTTGTCTCATCACCGATTTAATATCACTATTTTCAAACTGAAAGTTTCCATCCTTCCACGCTACTGTTTCTTCCAGGTTTACATCATCAACGATCTTCATATTACCCGATGGTTTCAGTTGCGCCTGTTGACCGGGTTGTAAAAATCTATTTTCACTTGCGGCAGTAACTTTTACTCTTCCTTCCAGCAAGGTGGTGCGTACAGTTTCTTCATCGGTATAACTGTTGATGTTGAAATGTGTACCCAGCACTTCTACTTCCATTTGATTCAATTGCACCTTAAATGGTCTTGTTGCATCTTTCGCAATTTCAAAATAGGCTTCCCCTGTTATTTCCACCCGGCGTTCTTTACCGCTGAATACAACCGGATACTTTAAAGAAGATGCGGCATTGAGCCATACTTTACTGCCATCGGGTAAAGTAATTTTATATTGTCCGCCACGGGGTGTTTGAAGTAAATTATATGCAACTGCATCGGTTGCATTATCTGAACTGTTGTATAATAGTTGTCCATCTTCTTTCTTAATAATCTCTGTTGTTCCCTGTTGGGCAAGCATACCGTTACCCGCACTATCCAGTACAATTGAACTGCCATCTGCCAATGTTAGTATGGCTCTGTCTCCACCGGGCAACCTGTCGTCTTGCTGCAATTGAGGTTGTGCCTTTTTTGCGATAGTGCTGTTCTTCTCATTTCGATTTACCAAAACAAAAACAGAAGAAACAATCAGTAAAAGAATGGCAGCAGCAGCAACCCAACGATAGCGTTGGAAGCGGCTGATAGAAGGTTGTTGTTCTGTTTGATCAGATTCAGTAAGTTTTTGCTTTGCTTCCTGAATTTTTTGATCCCATTCGGCAGCAGCTATGAACGGAGCTTCAATTTTAGCAGATTGCCAAAGGTGTTGCAGTTCTTCGTTCAATTGTGTTTCATCAGGTTCTTCGTTCAATAACCGCCACAGCTCCGCAAACTCAGCAGAGGTTAACCGGTTATCCAGGTATTTATCTATAAGATCGGAGAGCTTCTCCTTGTTATCAGTCATATGGTAAAATAAGATGTGCTAGATTACTGACGATTGAAAAGAGAACATGTACTAATGTTCTCTGTACTTTTTTTTAAACCTAAAATACCGGCTCTAAAGCGATGATAACACCTGTAGTGCTTTTGTTCTGTATTCATCGGACGTCGGGTACGTATTGTTTTTCTGTTTTTCGTCCTTCAGGTAAGTATTCATGGCCTTATAAAAATTGTTGTGCAGCCCATACTGGCGTGTTTTGGATCCTGACTCATTGATCAATGACATCTGCTTCGATACCCCGTTCTCGTACTCATTATTATACATCTGCCAATGCAATGCAAATGGAAGATTCAGCTCAAATGAAATCCGCATAATTTCCTTTGTTTCATCATATTGTTTTTGAAACGTTTCAGGCTTGGAAGCATTGGCCTGGTAACCATATTCGCCAATGAAAACCCTTCTGCTGAATGGCATTCCGGTTTTTGGTTTAAGTTTCGATTCGAGGTAGGTGAAAATCGCTTGCAGATCTGTTTTTTTCTGTGCAGCAGTTTTATCCTTGATCGCTTCATAGCTGGAGTAAGAGATGAGATCGATATCAACATTCGGAATCACACTTTCTGCAACACAAGGCTCGCCATTCATTCCTTTTAATACCAGGTTTGCTTCGATGTAATGATACACCGAAACGTTTTTTGCTGTTGATGCCTGCTTTGCATCATCAATCGCTTTTTGTCTTATCTGAAACCACTTGCTCATGTTTGCAAGCAATTCGGGAGCAGGTGTAACCGTTCTGTCGTAACTAGGAATTAACAACCAGTCGCCTTCCCAGTTACCGATTAAAAATGTTTTACCGGAGTTATCATATGTTGTAAGTATGTGCGATACAAAATTGAACATTTCATCATATAAAACTTTTTCTTCGGCAGCACTGAGGGTCTTCTTCCAATCCACATTGGTTAACGTATGCACCCAGAAAAAGATGTATTTAAAATCCATGTTACAGACCGTTTTATACGGCAGGTTATTCGTGAACAACGCTAATGTGGTCGTGCTTTTTGTAACCTCATTGATACCATAAATATCTGCTGAGTTTTTACCCAATGTAATTTTCAGGATATTCGAGCCCATCTCCCGCACTTTCTTCGCCTGCTCCACCAGTTTGTTTTCTGAAGTAAACTGGTAACTGCCCGATATGGCATGTGTACCAAGTACAAAATTATAAGGCTCCAGTTGCTGAAGCGTATTTGTTGGTGGTTCGTTGGGCGTGTTGTTTACAACATCTTTTTTGCCACAGGAAAATAAAAAGATGATTATAACCGATAACAGCCGGATTGGTATTCTTTTCTTCATGTTAATGAGATTTGTGCCAGATAACAGACGAATGAAAAGAAAGCATGTACCAATGCCGCCCCTACTTTTTTTCAAAATAAATGGCAAGCAGCAGTAACAGTGCGTTGTTTTTTTCTAAATACTCCCGGATAAACTGCAGGGATGCAGCGAGGTGGTTGCGCACCGTATTGGACGACAAGTTGAGGGTTGCGGCTATTTCAGCATAGCTCATATCTTCGTAGTGACGCAGCTCAAAAACTTTTTTCCGTTGGGGAGATAATTGATTGATGGCTTCTTTTATTAAAGCATCGGTGTTTTTATAAATCAGCCGATTATCGGCATTATCCGTGGCCGGGGCTTCGGTAATTGCTTGCCATAAAGCCTGCTGTAAAGCCTGGCTGCGTTTGGCCGCCCTGAAAAAATCGATGGCTTTGTTATGTGCAACCTTGTACAAAAAGGCTTCAAAGTTTTGTATTTCGGTGATCGCTTCCCTTCCATGCCAAAGTTTTAAAAAAACATCGAGCACTATTTCCTCAGACAGTTCTTTTGATTTGGTGACCTTGTATAAATAGGCAAACAGCTGATTTCGGTACTTTTCGAATATCAGGTTAAAAAAATGCTCATCCCCCTCCTCTATTTTGGAGAGGCAATATTCATCATTATATAATGGCCTTGCGTTATCGTTCATGAGCAATCGTCGAAATTCCCTTCAATCAAAAGTAAAAGGAAAATACTGAAACATAATACGGGCTCTATGTGCAGACAGATCTTCCCAAAAGGATTTTCAGCTACATAACACAAATATTACAGTTCCAGTTCATAATCTGTACAAACAGATAGAAGAAACTTATAATCAAACTCTATTCAGGTTAAAAACGTTCATTGAACTTGCAGATTCATGAAAATTGAACATCATATGAAGGAAGATAATACTATTACGATACGCTAAGAACAGTTGTCGGAGAAACAACCTGCACAAGTTCTTATTTTGTTGATAGACTGCTTACATATTCCGGAGCAAGACTTTTTCAGTTGTGTGATAGTGCCCTTTTTTCATAGTAAAGAAAATAAAATATGGAAACGTTCAATGAGTTGAATTCAATTGCACTAAGTTGCTGTTTACACAAATCAAAAGTATTTTTAAATTGGTTCGTGAAGACTTGAACCAGTGCAGCGTTACTTTTCTTAACATCAGCCATTCACATCTCTTAAAATATGGAACCAACAATCAATCTTCAAATCATTCTTGTGCAGCCCCCGCCTAATGTATTATTTGGTTTGCAAAAGGGATCGGGCAATAATTATGAAACGGTGCAAAAGCAAACATCAGCATCGCAAGATTTGTTCTTTACATTCCCGATAACCATCAAAGGCGATAAAGGAAAAGATGCGTTTCCAAAATTTTCCGGTCCGTTTGTGCAAGGCCCTGCAGCTGGCAAATTCGTTTACATTGATATCGGAACATACGCAGGGCAATTTGATACAATGTGGTCAAGAAGATTAAAAGTTCCGTTAACCGGCATTACCTGGGAACTGATCGATCAACTGATGGCTGAGCCAACGTCGATACTTGAAACTAAAGTTCCGGGAACAGGAAAAGATGGCGGACCCAATTGCGCCACTGTGAAACCATTTGCAGGGTGGAGAATGAAAACGTGAATGGTGAGTAGTGAGTGGTCAATGGGCAGCCAATGGTTCACTGACCTGGAAATATTGCTACTGTCGTGAAGGACTGCGGCAAACGCACAATCATCTCATCCTTGAAGTAACCACCCGGCTGACTTTCAATTGATATCGTATTTCAATCAATACATGATCAATAAATAACAAATCAACGCTGTTTCAATTTACGAAAGAGCCATGCTGATTATTTTCGTTCCAAAATAAAAAAATGGAACATCTGCATATGAAGTGGTTTTATACATCCGGCAATTTTATCCGCAACCCCTTCATGCGTTTACTATACATCCTGCTTTTCAGCATTTGCTGTTTTGTTTCCTTCGGCCAAAACGTAACTACAGAAACATTTCAGAACGACAGTTTAGTTGTTGTGAGCAAGAACCCGGAAAAGGGATTTTACAACGACTACATTCTGTTTATACCGAAAGGAACTCCTGTAAACAAAAAATTATACCTGCTCGTTGAACCGAATAACACAGGCAAGATAACAGACAGCATCGAAATTCATAAACAATATGCGATTGATCTGGCTTCAGTAAGTTCAGTTGGTAACAA
It encodes the following:
- a CDS encoding TonB-dependent receptor; this encodes MKLIAVLLFVASMQVFAEAHSQTVNLSLKNAPFQKVLKEIRKQTGYNFICTVELMEMVGNVSVDAKNVSLQDALQACLQKTPLTFTIVENTIVIKRRLPAETNANFAKESPPADITVKGKVTDDSGTPLPGASVNLKGTGTGVNTDANGEFTISIPDNSSMILVISFVGMEAKEVNVKGTTNVQVALSKQEIQQQEIVVVGYGTQKKATVTGAIAQVGAKVLQSAPVPNTSQLLVGRMPGLLSKTASGLPGEDNASLQIRGYGNALVIVDGLPTPFNRIDPNDIESVSILKDASAAIYGARAGNGVILVTTKRGKTGAPQITYTGTYTYQMPSAFQNTVNAGDWAELRREAALNYGLSPGEFTEEVVQKYKAGTEANFKSYNWRDAIFRTGAPMFQQSITVSGGTPALKYFGSLGMTDQQSVFTSGDYFYKRYNTRLNVDATIAKNLSLRFDMQYRFGQDQQVGSIEDVMVDFSTAQPRYNPYLPDPTRNAYTGFQGRNPLLRIDADRKGYNRTSSNFFNGQVGLNYKVPFVPGLSVGADLLVSQSADYTKIFNVPAEVYDYDYDTDVYTYLANMGNFITLRETNARYYQVYPMLKVNYDREFGKHRISGMGIAEQLQNGGNSLMAFRRDLLSPSIQQLFSGGQDFQDNTGSQSQMSRVAYIGKLNYDYEGKYLAEFILRADASANFPKNSRWGYFPGVSVGWVFSRENFMDNASSWLSNGKLRLSYGQSGNDGTSQFSYLTGYDIDAGGYIMGNTFYKTISTTGLPNPGITWESITNYNIGLDLVLWKGKLVFEGNVFYRLRDGILASQQRAVPSTFGATLPPVNLNSQSNRGFELMIDYRPKIKDVQLSIMPTFTLTQNKWEFRDETAYTDPDQIRIYQLTGKSANLSWGYKSDGIFMSQDEIDKLPFNQDGVGNSSLRPGDIRYVDLNNDGILDWRDQDVIGKGTFPEIVYSLVMGGTYKGLSLEMLWQGSTGFNFYVTGASASMFSNESIPYDYHYTYRWQPDPANPTVNINPNAQLPAASLGLNPNNIKRSDFWMKDATFIRLRNVNLSYSFNGSMVKKVGIKNLQVFASATNLLTFSKLGFYKNTFDPDANLSGEGRNYPIHKNIAGGVRLTF
- a CDS encoding DUF5990 family protein; this translates as MEPTINLQIILVQPPPNVLFGLQKGSGNNYETVQKQTSASQDLFFTFPITIKGDKGKDAFPKFSGPFVQGPAAGKFVYIDIGTYAGQFDTMWSRRLKVPLTGITWELIDQLMAEPTSILETKVPGTGKDGGPNCATVKPFAGWRMKT
- a CDS encoding RNA polymerase sigma factor, with the protein product MNDNARPLYNDEYCLSKIEEGDEHFFNLIFEKYRNQLFAYLYKVTKSKELSEEIVLDVFLKLWHGREAITEIQNFEAFLYKVAHNKAIDFFRAAKRSQALQQALWQAITEAPATDNADNRLIYKNTDALIKEAINQLSPQRKKVFELRHYEDMSYAEIAATLNLSSNTVRNHLAASLQFIREYLEKNNALLLLLAIYFEKK
- a CDS encoding FecR domain-containing protein, with protein sequence MTDNKEKLSDLIDKYLDNRLTSAEFAELWRLLNEEPDETQLNEELQHLWQSAKIEAPFIAAAEWDQKIQEAKQKLTESDQTEQQPSISRFQRYRWVAAAAILLLIVSSVFVLVNRNEKNSTIAKKAQPQLQQDDRLPGGDRAILTLADGSSIVLDSAGNGMLAQQGTTEIIKKEDGQLLYNSSDNATDAVAYNLLQTPRGGQYKITLPDGSKVWLNAASSLKYPVVFSGKERRVEITGEAYFEIAKDATRPFKVQLNQMEVEVLGTHFNINSYTDEETVRTTLLEGRVKVTAASENRFLQPGQQAQLKPSGNMKIVDDVNLEETVAWKDGNFQFENSDIKSVMRQLARWYDVEVSYQGTINKHFIGGISRNVKLSQVLSMLQQTGEVKFKIEGKKIIVMP